A window of the Miscanthus floridulus cultivar M001 chromosome 14, ASM1932011v1, whole genome shotgun sequence genome harbors these coding sequences:
- the LOC136503822 gene encoding uncharacterized protein, which produces MKATADALRDVGRTITDSELVLNFLRGLNPRFASTADNIADSHPLPDFATTREKLMLKELRLTNEGSVTAQTTFHASCGTGCRITSGNTGSGYTAGRQGSHSSGSSSGYGGGGQGSGGGRWKKKGRGGSNSGGGQKSSAPPAGPWYCYAP; this is translated from the coding sequence ATGAAGGCCACAGCCGATGCTCTGCGCGATGTCGGCCGCACCATCACCGACTCGGAGCTCGTCCTCAACTTCCTCCGCGGCCTCAATCCCCGCTTTGCCAGCACCGCCGACAACATCGCCGATTCCCACCCGCTGCCGGACTTCGCCACCACCCGTGAGAAGCTCATGTTGAAGGAGCTCCGCCTCACCAATGAGGGCTCCGTCACTGCCCAGACGACGTTCCATGCCTCGTGCGGCACAGGCTGCCGCATCACCTCCGGCAACACGGGCAGTGGCTACACCGCCGGTCGCcagggcagccacagcagcggcTCTAGCAGTGGCTACGGTGGCGGGGgccagggcagcggcggcggtcgCTGGAAGAAGAAGGGCAGGGGCGGCTCCAATTCTGGAGGCGGGCAGAAGTCCTCTGCTCCGCCAGCGGGCCCTTGGTACTGCTACGCTCCCTAG
- the LOC136505647 gene encoding uncharacterized protein: protein MGKNGEVAVNKRKTGRDSKVPLIGGDEVVFGQCGKHAYIFQHPLRGNEVTAGSAGENNQRVVGPALENQSDCIRSSPSASLPPSGWQAFKDGLKQEILSPQDIDVTFDNFPYYLSESTKEILLSSAFINMKKKSRKFLPKLSPLDQRILLSGPPGSEIYQERLIKALSKRFDARLLILDSLMLCGTSSKFGESMKDVRRDVAPSSSGDDIVGTSNRHTFEEGDWVEYTGTSSLNLAPRGPSCGSRGKVVHAFGKNRSSKVGVRFNNPVTDGNDLGGLCEENHGFFCHALELRPDSSGGGVDSIALGKLIEVISEESVSVRLIGLLAAWA, encoded by the exons ATGGGAAAAAATGGTGAGGTTGCagtaaataaaagaaaaactggAAGAGACTCCAAAGTTCCCCTCATAGGAGGGGATGAAGTTGTTTTCGGTCAATGTGGCAAGCATGCCTAT ATTTTTCAGCATCCTCTAAGGGGTAATGAAGTTACTGCTGGATCAGCTGGAGAGAATAACCAGAGGGTAGTCGGACCTG CTCTTGAAAATCAGAGCGATTGCATCAGGTCTAGTCCATCAGCTTCTTTGCCTCCGAGCGGATGGCAAGCTTTTAAGGATGGACTGAAACAAGAGATTCTGAGCCCACAGGATATTGACGTAACCTTTGATAATTTCCCATATTATCTCAG TGAGAGCACAAAGGAGATACTCTTATCATCTGCATTCATAAACATGAAAAAGAAGTCTAGGAAATTCTTACCAAAACTTTCACCTTTAGACCAGCGAATTCTGTTATCTGGCCCACCAG GGTCTGAAATTTACCAGGAAAGATTGATAAAGGCACTTTCAAAGCGTTTTGATGCTAGACTTCTGATACTTGATTCTCTTATGCTGTGTGGT ACGTCTTCTAAGTTTGGAGAGTCCATGAAGGATGTCCGGAGGGATGTTGCACCTTCTAGTTCAGGAGATGATATTGTGGGGACATCCAACAGACACACTTTCGAAGAAG GTGATTGGGTAGAGTATACTGGTACTAGTTCATTAAATCTGGCACCAAG GGGCCCTTCTTGTGGTTCTCGAGGCAAAGTGGTGCATGCTTTTGGAAAAAACCGGTCCTCCAAAGTTGGAGTTAGATTTAACAATCCTGTAACTGATGGTAATGATCTTGGAGGTTTATGCGAGGAAAATCATGGCTTCTTTTGTCATG CTTTGGAACTTCGGCCAGACTCTTCTGGTGGAGGAGTTGATAGCATTGCTTTAGGAAAGTTAATTGAG GTCATTTCAGAAGAAAGTGTTAGCGTGAGGCTTATTGGGCTGCTAGCCGCATGGGCCTAG